One genomic segment of Burkholderia multivorans ATCC BAA-247 includes these proteins:
- a CDS encoding TonB-dependent receptor domain-containing protein codes for MNLRHLLATTTATAFLSPLAHAAGDGAAQQPAQPSNDAALPAITVTDTRHLPESFDRRYASTQVLTRDDLDRLSPSDPSITQALATLPGITVSQNGGPGSTASVSIRGSSANQVAVFVDGIRIGSPTTGIAPWSDLPTEAFERVEVISGPAAASFGANAMGGVVQLFTRRASNQPNRTTVSFGGGSNKTFDTQLRTSGTVPSTGPLAALGGLTYSLGLHDYATAGIDATRPFAYGHEDGRNPYHAQDVDARLGYARDNWSVSTFALYHRSDLSYDNAGGANRELDHQLTTGVSLHVDITPDTQFDQSFGYANDRQFFYAGDRTIATDRIDSQRISTSTSLTHQTRGLTLLGQPLSGETKLAYDFTREQAFLPNDVAGGVPTRNDSAFSLHQSITLGKVTMFMAGRHEIIAGRAVNTGNAALAWAITPVYTARVSYGNAFRLPTFNDLYYPGYGNPRLSPERSNSVEAAVDASTAIGTFTAALYDTRVHNLIAYDPVTFGPINIGRAHIRGIDLSYKGTLGRSTPVSVAVGFLNPQDVTNRTWLNRRPRQTVSVSIDHSWDELHLHALSTGASLLYGGTTFDDPANATYLPSYLSVSLRASYRINSHLTVSALLSNLFDRQYMTAYGYNTVGRTAFGKIAYTF; via the coding sequence ATGAATCTCCGACATCTCCTTGCCACGACCACCGCCACCGCGTTCCTGTCGCCGCTCGCGCACGCCGCCGGCGACGGCGCGGCGCAGCAGCCGGCGCAGCCGTCGAACGACGCCGCGCTGCCGGCCATCACCGTTACCGACACGCGCCATCTGCCCGAATCGTTCGATCGCCGCTATGCGAGCACGCAGGTGCTCACGCGCGACGATCTCGACCGCCTGTCGCCGAGCGATCCGAGCATCACGCAGGCGCTCGCGACGCTGCCGGGCATCACGGTCTCGCAGAACGGCGGGCCGGGCTCCACCGCGTCGGTCAGCATCCGCGGCTCGTCGGCGAACCAGGTCGCGGTGTTCGTCGACGGCATCCGGATCGGCTCGCCGACCACCGGCATCGCGCCGTGGTCCGACCTGCCGACCGAGGCATTCGAACGCGTCGAGGTGATTTCCGGGCCGGCCGCCGCATCGTTCGGCGCGAACGCGATGGGCGGCGTCGTGCAGTTGTTCACGCGCCGAGCGTCGAACCAGCCGAACCGCACGACGGTGTCGTTCGGCGGCGGCTCGAACAAGACGTTCGACACGCAGCTGCGTACGTCCGGCACGGTGCCGTCGACCGGACCGCTGGCCGCGCTCGGCGGCCTCACCTACTCGCTCGGCCTGCACGATTACGCGACGGCCGGCATCGACGCGACGCGGCCGTTCGCATACGGTCACGAGGACGGCCGCAATCCGTACCATGCGCAGGACGTCGACGCGCGGCTCGGCTACGCGCGCGACAACTGGTCGGTCTCGACGTTCGCGCTCTATCACCGCTCCGATCTGTCGTACGACAATGCCGGCGGTGCGAACCGCGAGCTCGATCATCAGCTGACGACCGGCGTATCGCTCCACGTCGACATCACACCCGACACGCAGTTCGATCAGTCCTTCGGTTATGCGAACGATCGGCAGTTCTTCTATGCGGGCGATCGGACCATCGCGACCGACCGGATCGATTCGCAGCGAATCAGCACGTCGACGTCGCTGACGCATCAGACGCGCGGGCTCACGCTGCTCGGGCAGCCGCTGTCCGGCGAGACGAAGCTCGCGTACGACTTCACGCGCGAGCAGGCGTTCCTGCCGAATGACGTGGCGGGCGGCGTGCCGACGCGCAACGACTCCGCGTTCTCGCTGCATCAGTCGATCACGCTCGGCAAGGTCACGATGTTCATGGCGGGCCGTCACGAGATCATCGCCGGCCGCGCGGTCAACACCGGCAACGCGGCGCTCGCATGGGCGATCACGCCCGTCTACACCGCGCGCGTGTCGTACGGCAACGCGTTCCGGCTGCCAACCTTCAACGATCTGTACTACCCCGGCTACGGCAATCCGCGGCTCAGTCCGGAACGCAGCAATTCGGTCGAGGCGGCAGTCGACGCAAGCACGGCAATCGGTACGTTCACGGCCGCGCTCTACGACACGCGCGTTCACAACCTGATCGCATACGATCCCGTCACGTTCGGGCCGATCAATATCGGCCGCGCGCATATTCGCGGCATCGATCTGTCGTACAAGGGCACGCTCGGCCGCTCGACGCCCGTCAGCGTCGCGGTCGGCTTCCTGAATCCGCAGGACGTGACGAATCGGACATGGCTGAACCGCCGGCCGCGTCAGACCGTGAGCGTCAGCATCGATCACTCGTGGGACGAACTGCATCTGCATGCGCTGAGCACCGGCGCATCGCTGCTGTACGGCGGCACGACGTTCGACGATCCGGCCAACGCGACGTATCTGCCGTCGTATCTGAGCGTAAGCCTGCGTGCGTCGTACCGGATCAATTCGCATCTGACGGTGTCGGCGCTGCTGTCGAACCTGTTCGACCGGCAGTACATGACGGCGTACGGTTACAACACGGTCGGCCGCACCGCGTTCGGCAAGATCGCCTATACGTTCTGA
- a CDS encoding copper-binding protein — MKSGCVAAVSIAISAAVPVPAAADDMADMKGGQPTMSAQDAALTDAEVTRIDAGSGMVTLKHDALRNVGMPPMTMAFKAADPAMLGGVHVGDHVKVRVERVNGTLTLVTLVNVR; from the coding sequence ATGAAGAGCGGATGCGTTGCGGCGGTCTCGATCGCGATCAGCGCCGCGGTGCCGGTGCCGGCCGCGGCCGACGACATGGCCGATATGAAGGGCGGCCAGCCGACGATGTCGGCGCAGGACGCCGCGCTGACGGATGCCGAAGTCACGCGGATCGATGCCGGCAGCGGGATGGTCACGTTGAAGCACGACGCGTTGCGCAACGTCGGAATGCCGCCGATGACGATGGCGTTCAAGGCGGCCGATCCCGCGATGCTCGGCGGCGTTCATGTCGGCGACCATGTGAAGGTGCGCGTGGAACGCGTGAACGGCACGCTGACGCTCGTGACGCTCGTGAATGTGCGTTGA
- a CDS encoding DUF2182 domain-containing protein, with product MIPADPLLGRERAVTLLAMAAVAALCWFYVWTGAGTGMSALEMTTVALFPHRLPDDPGSMAPSLPTVILMWWTMMIAMMTPGAAPLVLLYRRVLRHRGADARTSARLSACLLAGYLVAWLAFSVLAAWLQQGLQPAGLISGMMLWSKSAVLSALVLALAGLYQFSPLKRACLRQCRSPVGFLTAHWRPGLAGSFVLGVRHGLYCVGCCWLLMALLFVGGAMNVVWIAALSLIVVVEKVAPRGERFGRALGIVLIGWAIATLLV from the coding sequence ATGATCCCGGCAGACCCGCTGCTCGGACGCGAGCGCGCCGTCACGCTGCTTGCGATGGCGGCGGTGGCCGCGCTGTGCTGGTTTTACGTGTGGACGGGCGCGGGCACCGGCATGTCCGCGCTCGAAATGACGACGGTCGCGCTCTTTCCGCATCGGCTGCCGGACGATCCGGGCAGCATGGCGCCGTCGCTGCCGACCGTGATCCTGATGTGGTGGACGATGATGATCGCGATGATGACGCCCGGTGCGGCGCCGCTCGTGCTGCTGTACCGGCGCGTGCTGCGGCATCGCGGCGCGGATGCGCGGACATCGGCGCGCTTGTCCGCGTGTCTGCTGGCCGGCTATCTGGTTGCGTGGCTCGCGTTCTCCGTATTGGCCGCATGGCTTCAGCAGGGACTGCAGCCGGCCGGCCTCATCTCCGGCATGATGCTGTGGTCGAAAAGCGCCGTGCTCTCGGCGCTCGTGCTCGCACTCGCCGGCCTCTATCAGTTCTCGCCGCTCAAGCGCGCGTGTCTGCGCCAGTGCCGCTCCCCGGTCGGCTTTCTGACCGCGCACTGGCGGCCGGGGCTCGCCGGCAGCTTCGTGCTCGGCGTGCGGCACGGGCTCTATTGCGTCGGCTGCTGCTGGCTGCTGATGGCGCTGCTGTTCGTCGGCGGCGCGATGAACGTCGTCTGGATTGCCGCGCTGTCGCTGATCGTCGTCGTCGAGAAGGTCGCGCCGCGCGGCGAACGGTTCGGTCGTGCGCTCGGGATCGTGCTGATCGGATGGGCGATCGCGACGTTGCTGGTTTGA
- a CDS encoding DUF1326 domain-containing protein: MTPWEIQGTELINCNCSYGCPCQFNAPPTHGGCEAMGAISIDSGHYGDVVLDGVKIAVVFQWPGPIHEGHGRCQPIVDARADPAQRDAVLKIMTGQDTDPFATMFAVFASTLEHAYDPIFTTIDFDVDVDERRGRVHVEGVFDLTGEPIRNPVTGAAHRVRIDLPHGFEYELAEVGSGTGRSQGNIALTLDGTYAQFARLHLNNHGLIRHRVAA, encoded by the coding sequence ATGACGCCTTGGGAAATTCAGGGAACCGAATTGATCAACTGCAATTGCTCATACGGTTGCCCTTGTCAGTTCAACGCACCGCCGACGCACGGCGGCTGCGAAGCGATGGGTGCGATTTCGATCGACAGCGGCCACTACGGCGACGTGGTGCTCGACGGCGTGAAGATCGCGGTCGTGTTTCAGTGGCCGGGGCCGATTCACGAAGGCCACGGGCGCTGCCAGCCGATCGTCGATGCGCGCGCCGATCCCGCGCAGCGCGACGCGGTGCTGAAAATCATGACCGGTCAGGACACCGATCCCTTTGCGACGATGTTCGCGGTGTTCGCCTCGACGCTCGAGCATGCGTACGATCCGATCTTCACGACGATCGACTTCGACGTGGACGTCGACGAACGGCGCGGCCGCGTTCATGTCGAGGGCGTGTTCGACCTGACGGGCGAACCGATCCGCAACCCGGTCACCGGCGCCGCGCACCGCGTGCGGATCGATCTGCCGCACGGCTTCGAATACGAGCTGGCGGAAGTCGGCTCGGGCACCGGTCGCTCGCAAGGCAACATCGCGCTGACCCTCGACGGAACCTATGCGCAGTTCGCGCGACTGCACCTGAACAACCACGGATTGATCCGGCATCGCGTCGCGGCATGA
- a CDS encoding MFS transporter, with the protein MLNPFQFAERFIVPNDGHPSSPAPTRATHPGFTLLTLCIAVLVAQIDTAVVNLATRAIGDYFHAGVGALQWVVDSYNLTYAVLLLTGGLLADLYGRRRIFIAGTALFTVASLLCAFAPTVGVLIGARALAGVGAALLLPASLAIVRVVWRDPVERGRALGIWAACNGVAMAIGPTVGGVLIRHFGWRSIFFVVVPLSVAAMLFAIPAVPESSDRRGRHVDAGAQAAGALALGGLAYAAIVLRDTPAIAAIGFAVALVAFRVFVAIERRHGAAALVPLDLFRLRAFRGAIAATTGMTFGMYGVLFLLPLTWQSVGRLDATGAGLALLPMALVFVAVSPCSGRLSEQLGQRATTAGGVAVIAAGLGVIGASAASPALIGTEIGLGLTGLGMGIATGPLMTVAVGAVDAARSGTASALVNVARMAGATLGIAVLGTLFAVLHGGPAGLRIAMFAGAAVQLAGAAAAAVGVRRERKLA; encoded by the coding sequence ATGCTGAATCCATTCCAGTTCGCGGAGCGCTTCATCGTGCCGAACGACGGACATCCTTCTTCGCCCGCGCCGACGCGCGCCACGCATCCCGGCTTCACGCTACTGACCCTCTGTATCGCGGTGCTCGTCGCACAGATCGACACCGCCGTCGTGAATCTCGCGACGCGCGCGATCGGCGACTATTTCCACGCAGGTGTCGGCGCGCTGCAATGGGTCGTCGACAGCTACAACCTCACGTACGCGGTGCTGCTGCTGACCGGCGGATTGCTCGCCGATCTCTACGGGCGCCGCCGGATCTTCATCGCGGGCACCGCGCTGTTCACGGTCGCGTCGCTGCTCTGCGCATTCGCGCCGACGGTCGGCGTGCTGATCGGCGCGCGGGCGCTCGCCGGCGTCGGCGCGGCGCTGCTGCTGCCGGCCTCGCTCGCGATCGTACGCGTGGTATGGCGCGATCCGGTCGAACGCGGCCGCGCGCTTGGCATATGGGCTGCGTGCAACGGCGTCGCGATGGCGATCGGTCCGACCGTCGGCGGCGTCCTGATCCGGCACTTCGGCTGGCGCAGCATCTTCTTCGTCGTCGTGCCGCTCAGTGTCGCCGCGATGCTGTTCGCGATACCTGCCGTGCCCGAATCGTCGGACCGGCGCGGCCGGCACGTCGACGCAGGCGCGCAGGCCGCCGGTGCGCTCGCGCTCGGCGGGCTCGCCTATGCGGCCATCGTGCTTCGCGATACGCCGGCCATCGCCGCGATCGGCTTCGCCGTCGCGCTCGTCGCGTTTCGCGTCTTCGTCGCGATCGAGCGCCGGCACGGCGCGGCCGCGCTCGTGCCGCTCGATCTGTTCCGGCTGCGCGCGTTTCGCGGCGCGATCGCGGCGACGACCGGCATGACGTTCGGCATGTACGGCGTGCTGTTTCTGCTGCCGCTCACCTGGCAGAGCGTCGGGCGACTCGACGCGACGGGCGCGGGCCTCGCGCTGCTGCCGATGGCGCTCGTGTTCGTCGCAGTATCGCCGTGCTCGGGCCGGCTGTCCGAGCAGCTCGGACAGCGCGCGACGACGGCCGGCGGCGTAGCGGTGATTGCAGCGGGGCTCGGCGTGATCGGCGCATCGGCGGCGTCGCCGGCATTGATCGGCACCGAGATCGGCCTGGGCCTGACAGGACTCGGGATGGGGATTGCGACCGGGCCGTTGATGACGGTCGCGGTCGGCGCGGTCGATGCCGCGCGCTCGGGCACGGCCAGCGCGCTCGTCAATGTCGCGCGTATGGCGGGCGCAACGCTCGGCATCGCGGTGCTCGGCACGCTGTTCGCGGTGCTGCACGGCGGTCCGGCCGGGTTGCGCATCGCGATGTTCGCGGGCGCGGCGGTTCAGCTCGCCGGCGCAGCGGCAGCGGCCGTCGGCGTGCGGCGCGAGCGCAAGCTCGCGTGA
- the infA gene encoding translation initiation factor IF-1, with translation MAKEELLELDGIVDEVLPDSKYRVTLENGAVVGAYASGRMRKNHIRILAGDRVTLELSVYDLTKGRINFRHKDDRAPARPPRSGQPRR, from the coding sequence TTGGCCAAAGAAGAACTGCTGGAACTGGACGGAATCGTCGACGAAGTGCTGCCCGACAGCAAATACCGCGTGACGCTGGAAAACGGCGCTGTGGTCGGCGCATACGCATCGGGCCGCATGCGCAAGAACCATATTCGCATTCTCGCGGGCGACCGCGTGACGCTGGAACTGTCGGTGTACGACCTGACGAAGGGCCGCATCAACTTCCGCCACAAGGACGATCGCGCGCCTGCGCGCCCGCCGCGCAGCGGGCAGCCGCGCCGCTGA
- a CDS encoding cold-shock protein: MDTGTVKWFNETKGFGFISPDNGGDDLFAHFSEIRGTGFKTLTDNQKVSYEVKRGPKGLQASNITPL; encoded by the coding sequence ATGGATACCGGTACGGTCAAGTGGTTCAACGAAACGAAGGGTTTCGGTTTCATCAGTCCCGATAACGGCGGCGACGATCTGTTCGCGCACTTTTCGGAAATTCGCGGTACGGGCTTCAAGACGCTCACCGACAACCAGAAGGTCAGCTACGAAGTGAAGCGCGGCCCGAAAGGTCTGCAGGCGTCGAACATCACGCCGCTGTAA
- a CDS encoding FkbM family methyltransferase, giving the protein MPLYAQQRCRYGTMLFNTNDEFVGRSLALYGEWSEPEPFLFAQMIREGDTVVEAGANLGSHTVMLSRAVGDSGTMFAFEPQRHTFQLLCANLALNERLNVQAYQYAIGDADGVVEFPLVDPRAPNNFGASSLLHPAPRAESVPLRTIDSLRLTRLDFLKADVEGFEMNVIRGARETLRALRPIVYVEYLSHYAGDMSKAMLDVFAALDYRVWYFITPLFNRLNFAGNPENVFDGVWSFDLVCIPRERGEMHGLVEVTRDSEGVCRDPDAWRRVRFAPA; this is encoded by the coding sequence ATGCCACTGTACGCGCAACAACGATGCCGCTACGGCACGATGCTGTTCAACACCAACGACGAATTCGTCGGCCGAAGTCTCGCGTTGTACGGCGAATGGTCGGAGCCCGAGCCGTTTCTGTTCGCACAGATGATCCGCGAAGGCGATACTGTTGTCGAAGCCGGCGCGAACCTCGGCTCGCATACGGTGATGTTGTCGCGTGCGGTGGGCGATAGCGGCACGATGTTCGCGTTCGAACCGCAACGCCACACGTTCCAGTTGCTGTGCGCGAATCTCGCGCTGAACGAGCGCCTCAACGTGCAGGCGTATCAGTACGCGATCGGCGATGCGGACGGCGTCGTCGAATTTCCGCTCGTCGATCCGCGTGCGCCGAACAACTTCGGTGCGTCGTCGCTGCTTCATCCGGCGCCGCGCGCCGAATCCGTGCCGCTGCGCACGATCGATTCGCTGCGATTGACGCGGCTCGATTTCCTGAAGGCCGACGTCGAGGGCTTCGAGATGAACGTCATCCGCGGTGCGCGCGAGACGCTGCGCGCATTGCGTCCGATCGTCTACGTCGAGTATCTGAGCCATTACGCCGGCGACATGTCGAAGGCGATGCTCGACGTGTTCGCCGCGCTCGATTATCGCGTGTGGTACTTCATCACGCCGCTGTTCAACCGGCTGAATTTCGCCGGCAATCCGGAGAACGTGTTCGACGGCGTATGGTCGTTCGATCTCGTCTGCATTCCGCGCGAACGCGGCGAGATGCATGGGCTCGTCGAGGTGACGCGCGACAGCGAAGGCGTCTGCCGCGATCCCGATGCGTGGCGGCGCGTGCGGTTCGCGCCTGCGTAA
- a CDS encoding DHA2 family efflux MFS transporter permease subunit has protein sequence MSRDASHTALLWIVAAAFFMQSLDTTIVNTALPSIAQGLHASPLAMQPVVVVYTLTMAMLTPASGWLADRFGTRRVFSLAIFVFVLASIGCAASHTLGQLVAARALQGVGGSMLLPIGRLAVLRRVPGEQYVSALAFVSIAAQLGPIVGPTLGGWLTQAISWHWVFIVNVPVGAIGLVAVQRFLPHDQATQPPPFDFIGCALLSVAMVALSLAIDPPMASQRGAWAAALAVVGLASALAYLPHARRRAQPLFRLGLFREPNFGAGLLGNLLCRIGTSALPFMLPLLMQVQLGYTPLQSGMMMLPAAIAGVVAKRWIAPLVRRFGYAAFLVVNTGIVGSAIAGFALVSARPAPVLEIALLVVFGAANSMQFAAMNSVTLKGLSHADAASGNSLFTMMQMLAMGLGVSIGGGLINLFAARLGSTASGFMLAFVCMGAVTLLSSLVFRRIDTPAVPRPATSRPAA, from the coding sequence ATGTCCCGGGACGCTTCTCACACCGCGCTGCTCTGGATCGTCGCTGCTGCCTTCTTCATGCAGTCGCTGGATACGACGATCGTCAATACCGCCTTGCCCTCGATTGCACAGGGCCTGCATGCCTCGCCGCTCGCGATGCAGCCGGTCGTGGTCGTCTATACGCTGACGATGGCGATGCTGACGCCGGCGTCCGGCTGGCTCGCGGACCGCTTCGGCACGCGCCGCGTGTTTTCGCTCGCGATCTTCGTGTTCGTGCTTGCGTCGATCGGATGCGCGGCATCGCATACGCTCGGTCAGCTCGTCGCGGCGCGCGCGTTGCAGGGGGTCGGCGGCTCGATGCTGCTGCCGATCGGCCGGCTCGCGGTGCTGCGCCGCGTGCCGGGCGAACAATACGTATCGGCGCTCGCGTTCGTCTCGATCGCGGCGCAGCTCGGGCCGATCGTCGGACCGACGCTCGGCGGCTGGCTCACGCAGGCGATCTCATGGCACTGGGTATTCATCGTCAACGTGCCGGTCGGCGCGATCGGCCTCGTCGCCGTGCAGCGCTTTCTGCCGCACGACCAGGCGACGCAGCCGCCGCCGTTCGACTTCATCGGCTGTGCGCTGCTGTCCGTCGCGATGGTAGCGCTGTCGCTCGCGATCGACCCGCCGATGGCCTCGCAGCGCGGTGCGTGGGCGGCTGCGCTCGCCGTAGTCGGGCTTGCCAGCGCGCTCGCCTATCTGCCGCATGCGCGCCGGCGCGCGCAGCCGCTGTTCCGCCTCGGGCTGTTTCGCGAGCCCAATTTCGGTGCGGGGCTGCTCGGCAATCTGCTGTGCCGGATCGGCACGAGCGCGCTGCCGTTCATGCTGCCGCTGCTGATGCAGGTGCAGCTCGGCTACACGCCGTTGCAATCGGGGATGATGATGCTGCCTGCCGCGATCGCGGGCGTCGTCGCGAAGCGCTGGATCGCACCGCTCGTCCGGCGTTTCGGCTACGCGGCGTTTCTCGTCGTGAATACGGGCATCGTCGGCAGCGCGATCGCCGGCTTTGCGCTGGTGTCCGCGCGGCCGGCGCCCGTGCTCGAGATCGCGCTGCTCGTCGTGTTCGGCGCGGCGAACTCGATGCAGTTCGCGGCGATGAACAGCGTGACGCTCAAGGGGCTGTCGCACGCCGATGCGGCGAGCGGCAACAGCCTCTTCACGATGATGCAGATGCTCGCGATGGGTCTCGGCGTATCGATCGGCGGCGGACTGATCAACCTGTTCGCCGCGCGCCTCGGCTCGACCGCGAGCGGCTTCATGCTCGCGTTCGTCTGCATGGGCGCGGTCACGCTGCTGTCGTCGCTCGTGTTTCGGCGCATCGATACGCCGGCCGTGCCGCGTCCCGCGACGTCGCGGCCCGCCGCGTGA
- a CDS encoding DUF4377 domain-containing protein — protein MIRHSRLLFGALALAAGALLTGCQTGAATTAAAARADEDRPVTKTVYVAPQTVRCTGVAPMDCLQVRSDPNAPWTLWYAGIEGFAYQPGYKYTLQIDEYRVAQPPADRSSIRWVLKRVIDRRPAN, from the coding sequence ATGATTCGACACTCCCGCCTGCTGTTCGGCGCGCTCGCGCTTGCCGCCGGCGCGCTGCTGACCGGCTGCCAGACCGGCGCGGCGACGACTGCCGCGGCCGCGCGTGCCGATGAGGACCGACCCGTCACGAAAACCGTCTACGTCGCGCCGCAGACCGTGCGCTGTACCGGCGTCGCGCCGATGGACTGCCTGCAGGTGCGCAGCGACCCGAACGCGCCGTGGACGTTGTGGTATGCCGGTATCGAAGGCTTCGCGTATCAGCCCGGATACAAGTACACGCTGCAGATCGACGAATATCGCGTCGCGCAGCCGCCGGCGGACCGCTCGTCGATCCGCTGGGTGCTCAAGCGCGTCATCGACCGACGGCCCGCGAACTGA
- a CDS encoding tyrosine-type recombinase/integrase: MTSPVPPDRALRPLPIDTLTVPAALDGRTGANRATGARAQIAATNDLDAVRAWLARFVDTPTTFQNYRKEAERLLLWAVIACGKPLSSLTHEDLVAYRQFLLAPAPADVWCANGGRKHPRGDPRWRPFYGPLSPASQRQAMVILNAMFSWLVQAGYLAGNPLALSRQRQRRPAPRITRHLGPPLWQAVKDAIAALPRDDARASFHADRARWVFTLLYLGGLRITEAAETTMGRFFCRRDASGRDRWWLDVTGKGGRRRLVPATDELMTELARYRRAHGLAPLPVADEDTPLVLPFGQARRPLTRAALHRIVKQVFRHAADRLRTQGDAGAEQARVLEQASAHWLRHSAGSHMADGRVDLRLVRDNLGHVSLTTTSQYLHADDDWRHRETEEKHRIDW, encoded by the coding sequence ATGACTTCACCCGTTCCGCCCGACCGTGCGCTGCGCCCGCTGCCGATCGACACGCTGACCGTGCCGGCCGCGCTCGACGGGCGCACGGGAGCGAACCGCGCGACCGGCGCGCGTGCGCAGATCGCGGCGACGAACGATCTCGACGCGGTGCGCGCGTGGCTCGCGCGTTTCGTCGATACGCCGACGACCTTCCAGAACTATCGCAAGGAAGCCGAACGCCTGCTGCTGTGGGCCGTGATCGCATGCGGCAAGCCGCTGTCGTCGCTGACGCACGAGGATCTCGTCGCGTATCGGCAGTTTCTGCTCGCGCCCGCGCCCGCCGACGTCTGGTGCGCGAACGGCGGCCGCAAGCATCCGCGCGGCGACCCGCGCTGGCGCCCGTTCTATGGACCGCTGTCGCCGGCGAGCCAGCGTCAGGCGATGGTGATCCTGAACGCGATGTTCTCGTGGCTCGTGCAGGCCGGCTATTTGGCCGGCAATCCGCTCGCGCTGTCGCGACAACGACAGCGGCGCCCCGCGCCTCGCATCACACGCCATCTCGGGCCGCCGCTCTGGCAGGCGGTGAAGGACGCGATCGCCGCGCTGCCGCGCGACGATGCGCGCGCGTCGTTCCATGCGGATCGCGCGCGCTGGGTCTTCACGCTGCTGTATCTCGGCGGGCTGCGCATCACCGAAGCCGCCGAGACGACGATGGGCCGGTTCTTCTGCCGGCGCGATGCGAGCGGACGCGATCGCTGGTGGCTCGACGTGACGGGCAAAGGCGGCCGCCGCCGGCTCGTGCCGGCGACCGACGAACTGATGACGGAGCTCGCGCGCTACCGGCGCGCGCACGGTCTCGCACCGCTGCCCGTCGCCGACGAAGACACGCCGCTCGTACTGCCGTTCGGCCAGGCGCGCCGGCCGCTCACGCGCGCGGCGCTGCACCGGATCGTCAAGCAGGTGTTCCGCCACGCGGCCGACCGCCTGCGCACGCAAGGCGACGCCGGCGCCGAACAAGCGCGCGTGCTCGAACAGGCGTCGGCTCACTGGCTGCGTCACAGCGCCGGCTCGCACATGGCGGACGGACGCGTCGACCTGCGGCTCGTGCGCGACAACCTCGGCCACGTGTCGCTGACGACGACGAGCCAATACCTGCACGCGGACGACGACTGGCGACATCGCGAAACCGAGGAAAAGCACCGCATCGACTGGTAG